TGCAACCGCAGAAGATTCACCTGAGGCATCTTTTGCAGGACAAAATGATACCTATCTTAATATATCTAGTGAAGATGCTCTTCTTGATGCATATAAACGTTGTCTGGCTTCTAACTTTACAGATCGCTCCATACACTACAAGTATGATAATGGATTTGATTATCTTAAAGTATTGTTATCTGTTGTTGTAATGAAAATGGTACGGTCTGACATTGGCTCAAGTGGTGTAATGTTTACACTCGATCCAGAGACTGGATTTAGTGACGTTATTTATATAAGTGCTTCTTATGGCTTGGGTGAAAATATTGTACAAGGTACTATAGACCCAGACAGTTTTTATGTGCATAAACCTACATTTAATAAAGGTTATCGTGCAGTACTTAAACGACGGTTAGGGAAAAAAGAGCTTAAGATGGTCTTTTCAGAAGAGCTTTTAAGAGACAATATTTCAATTGAATATACAAAAAATATATCTACAAAAGAGGATGAGCAAAAGAGGTTTTGCATCAGCGATGCAGATATTATGACTTTAGCTTTCTATGCTATTAAAATTGAAAATCACTACTCAAAGAGAGTTGGGCGCAGTATGCCTATGGATATAGAGTGGGCTAAAGATGGTATAGATGGGCAGATCTATGTGGTGCAGGCACGTCCTGAAACGGTAGAGTCTCAAAAAAGCGGAACAACTCTTGAAATTTACAAACTTAAAAGTAGGGGAGAACTGCTTGTAAGTGGTCACGCTGTTGGTATGAGAATAGGGACGGGCAGAGTAAGAGTCATTAAAAGTGTAGATGAGTTGAGCCAGTTTAAGCCGGGTGAAGTATTGGTTACAGATACCACATCTCCAGACTGGGAGCCTGTGATGAAGACAGCTTCAGCCATAGTTACCAACAGAGGCGGCAGAACCTGTCATGCGGCTATAGTCTCAAGAGAGCTTGGTATTCCTGCTGTTATTGGTGCTGAAGATGCTACAGATACTCTTAAAAATGGAATGGAGGTGACTGTAAGTTGTGCAGAAGGGGAGGTGGGTTATGTTTATAATGGAAAGTTAGATTATGAGATAGAAAAGACAGATCTTTCTAAACTCTCCAAACCAGAAACAGAAATAATGATGAATCTTGGCAATCCAGATATAGCTTTTAGTTTGGCAAATCTTCCTGTTGATGGAGTAGGGCTTGCACGTATGGAGTTTATAATAAATGAGTATATAAAAGCCCACCCTA
The genomic region above belongs to Hydrogenimonas thermophila and contains:
- the ppsA gene encoding phosphoenolpyruvate synthase, which produces MKNYIKWFEEITIDDVPEVGGKNASLGEMYQNLSEEGVLVPNGFAITASAYKYVLDYNNAWSKLHALLDDLDPDDVEQLQARCKECRDIIYSCELPNDLKKEILSGYAELKKEYGESVSLAVRSSATAEDSPEASFAGQNDTYLNISSEDALLDAYKRCLASNFTDRSIHYKYDNGFDYLKVLLSVVVMKMVRSDIGSSGVMFTLDPETGFSDVIYISASYGLGENIVQGTIDPDSFYVHKPTFNKGYRAVLKRRLGKKELKMVFSEELLRDNISIEYTKNISTKEDEQKRFCISDADIMTLAFYAIKIENHYSKRVGRSMPMDIEWAKDGIDGQIYVVQARPETVESQKSGTTLEIYKLKSRGELLVSGHAVGMRIGTGRVRVIKSVDELSQFKPGEVLVTDTTSPDWEPVMKTASAIVTNRGGRTCHAAIVSRELGIPAVIGAEDATDTLKNGMEVTVSCAEGEVGYVYNGKLDYEIEKTDLSKLSKPETEIMMNLGNPDIAFSLANLPVDGVGLARMEFIINEYIKAHPMALIHPEKVDEETRAKLEELSKAYESMTEFFVKTLSEGVATIAASVYPKPCIVRMSDFKSNEYATLLGGKFFEFDEENPMLGFRGAARYTHPAYEEGFALECAAMKRVREIMGFDNVVLMIPFCRRVDEGKKVVKTMAKYGLKRGENGLKIYVMCEIPNNVIQIDAFSEVFDGFSIGSNDLTQLVLGVDRDSEVVAFDYDERDAGVLKMVELAIEGGKRNGRYVGFCGQAPSDYPEIAEFLVKQGIDSISLNPDTVLKTLQDMGKYTS